In Brassica rapa cultivar Chiifu-401-42 chromosome A06, CAAS_Brap_v3.01, whole genome shotgun sequence, a single window of DNA contains:
- the LOC103873521 gene encoding protein INVOLVED IN DE NOVO 2, giving the protein MGSTVVLSSDEEDSDMSESEMEAHADKIYPTLKSGKLKVKLSPQAFKCPYCPNKKKPSFQYKDLLQHASGVGNSNSEKRTSKDKASHLALVKYLQQDLSDSAAAEPSSKRQKTGDPIQDCDQDEKLVCPWKGVVVNIPTRKTQDGRSAGESGSKLRDEYIQRGFNPTRVRPLWNHWGFSGTAIVDFNRDWNGLHNALLFDKAYQVDGHGKKDWLKKHGPPKTGLYAWIARADDYNGSTLIGEDLRKKGDLKTIAEVTEEEARKQQKLVQNLTQLVEEKKKGVKEFEELCSVKSKELKERLEEKEKSLQKHNRELNAIQERTMGHVNKIFADHERLKMKLELEKKKLELKGIELAKREAHNETERKNLSEDLQQNASKNSSLELASMEQQKADEEVKKLAEYQRRQKEELHEKIIRLERQRDQKQAIELEIEQLKGELNVKKHMGSDGDAEIVKEVEEIYKGLTEKEEELADLDKFNQTLILRERRTNDELQEARKELVNIMKEWKLSIGVKRMGELVTKPFMDALQQKYCQQDVEDRAIDVLQLWEDYLKDPDWHPFKRIKLENQEREVEVIDERDEKLKELKDDLGDGPYNAVTRALLEINEYNPSGRYITTELWNLKEDRKATLEEGVTCLLDQWDKSKRR; this is encoded by the exons ATGGGTAGCACGGTGGTTTTAAGCTCAGACGAAGAAGATTCAGACATGAGCGAATCTGAAATGGAAGCGCATGCAGACAAAATCTACCCAACTCTTAAAAGCGGAAAGCTGAAAGTGAAACTCTCTCCACAAGCTTTCAAGTGTCCTTACTGTCCAAACAAGAAGAAACCAAGTTTCCAGTACAAAGATCTCCTCCAACATGCTTCCGGAGTTGGTAACAGCAACTCAGAGAAAAGAACCTCAAAGGACAAAGCTAGCCACCTTGCTCTTGTCAAGTACCTCCAACAAGATCTTTCTGACTCAGCAGCTGCAGAGCCTTCATCTAAGCGCCAAAAGACCGGAGACCCTATTCAAGACTGTGACCAGGACGAGAAGCTTGTGTGTCCTTGGAAAG GTGTTGTGGTTAACATTCCAACAAGAAAGACACAAGACGGTCGATCGGCGGGTGAGAGCGGGTCCAAGCTTAGAGATGAGTATATTCAAAGAGGGTTTAACCCTACTAGGGTTCGTCCTTTATGGAATCACTGGGGGTTTTCAGGAACAGCTATTGTGGATTTCAACAGAGACTGGAACGGACTCCACAACGCTCTTCTGTTTGACAAGGCTTATCAAGTAGATGGTCATGGGAAGAAAGACTGGCTGAAGAAACATGGGCCTCCTAAGACAGGGCTTTACGCGTGGATAGCTCGTGCTGATGATTACAACGGAAGTACTCTCATAGGAGAAGACTTGAGGAAGAAGGGTGATCTCAAGACTATAGCTGAGGTTACGGAAGAGGAGGCGAGGAAACAGCAGAAGCTCGTGCAGAATCTGACGCAGCttgtggaggagaagaagaaaggggtGAAGGAGTTTGAGGAGCTGTGTTCAGTGAAGTCCAAGGAACTTAAAGAGAGGTTggaagagaaggagaagagtTTGCAAAAGCATAACAGAGAGCTGAATGCTATACAGGAGAGAACAATGGGTCATGTTAACAAGATCTTTGCTGATCATGAGAGGTTGAAGATGAAGCTggagttggagaagaagaaacttgAACTCAAGGGTATTGAGTTGGCTAAGCGGGAAGCACACAATGAAACCGAGAGAAAGAATCTCTCTGAAGATCTACAACAG AATGCCTCCAAGAATAGCTCTCTTGAACTAGCTTCCATGGAACAACAAAAGGcggatgaagaagttaaaaAGCTGGCTGAATATCAAAGG AGGCAAAAGGAGGAGCTCCATGAGAAAATCATAAGACTAGAAAGACAGAGAGATCAGAAACAAGCCATCGAGCTAGAGATCGAGCAGTTGAAAGGAGAGCTAAACGTGAAGAAGCACATGGGATCAGACGGCGACGCTGAGATTGTGAAAGAAGTGGAAGAAATCTATAAAGGTTTAacggagaaagaagaagaactaGCAGACCTGGACAAGTTTAACCAAACGCTTATACTCAGAGAGCGCAGAACCAACGACGAGCTTCAAGAAGCTCGTAAAGAGTTGGTTAAC ATTATGAAAGAGTGGAAGTTAAGTATCGGTGTAAAGAGAATGGGAGAGCTGGTGACGAAACCGTTCATGGATGCACTGCAGCAGAAGTATTGTCAGCAAGACGTGGAGGACAGAGCTATTGACGTTCTCCAGCTCTGGGAAGACTATCTCAAAGACCCTGATTGGCATCCATTCAAGCGGATCAAGCTCGAAAATCAAGAAAGAGAAGTG GAAGTGATTGATGAGAGGGACGAGAAGCTGAAGGAGCTAAAGGACGATTTAGGAGATGGTCCTTATAATGCGGTAACGAGAGCATTGTTGGAGATAAACGAGTATAACCCAAGTGGAAGGTACATTACAACAGAGCTGTGGAACTTAAAAGAAGACAGGAAGGCTACACTTGAAGAAGGTGTCACTTGTTTGCTTGATCAATGGGACAAGTCGAAACGCCGCTGA
- the LOC103873522 gene encoding uncharacterized protein LOC103873522 produces the protein MADWGPVVVAVILFVLLTPGLLFQIPARGRIVEFGNMHTSGASILVHTIIFFALITIFTIAIRLHIYTG, from the coding sequence ATGGCAGATTGGGGACCTGTAGTGGTGGCTGTGATACTGTTCGTGCTTCTGACTCCGGGACTTCTCTTTCAGATTCCGGCGAGAGGTCGAATCGTGGAGTTCGGGAATATGCACACCAGCGGCGCCTCGATTCTCGTCCACACCATCATTTTCTTCGCTCTCATCACCATCTTCACCATCGCCATCCGTCTCCACATCTATACCGGTTAA